GTTTTAATCGTTCTGTTTCACCAGATAAAGAAATTATGAAAAATACATCATCGGGATTTAAATCGTTGAGGATAAGATTAAATTCCGTATTATCGTAAACAATATGCAAAAATTTATTACAAATTACTAAATTTCTTTGTAACTCTTTAGCAATATTGTATTGGGCTAAACCAGTAACATAAACAAAACCTCTTTTAGCATTTTTTATTAATTGACAGGCCTTTAATAAACTGTTATCATCAATACTCTTTATAGTCCTTTTTATATCCATAAAAAGACCTTCTTTATAACGCATAGGATTTCCTTCTGAACTTTCTCCTTGCATTTGCTGTTTTAGATAATAGCGAAATTCACTGAACCCAGAAAACCCTAGCTTTTTTGCAAATCGTAAAATGGAGGATTTTGATATGTTACACTTTTCTTCAAGCTCTGTAATAGTTAATTTATAACTATCTTTATTTGCTAAAATATAGTTTAGAATGTGTAAATCAGTTGGGTTTAGATCATGATAATACTTGTTTATCAACTTATCCATCAAATCCCCTCCAAAAAAATTATATCTTTATCACTTATTAATTTTCCGTTCCTTTAAGTAAAGGATTCTCCACTGCTTTTAAAATTACTTTACTACTAGCTGTTGCACCTATTAACTTTGTTTAATGTATTAGCAAAAAACTCAATTTCTTCATAATCAATTTTTGAAATATCTTGGGAGGTTTTGGCAATAACTTTTGTAATTAACTTATCTATAAAGTTCATTTTCTTAAATTGAAACTCTCCGCCAAATATTCCTTTAACTGATGAATGTTGAAAAATTTTAGGGGGGAAGACTGGATCTATGTCAATATTTTAGACACAATTAATCGAACAAAATTAAAACTTTTATACAAGTTCGCTCGGTCTTTTTGTGGCTGAACACCAGATAGGTTAACAGATTGCTTTCTCCATGTAAAGGCTACCCTTCGGTTGCTCACGCCAGCCTTGACATGGAGCCTCTAGCAATCAGTTTTCTCAAGCCAGGGCAGCCCACAGGGGACCTCGCTAAGCACTCTTTCTTATAATACTTTCTAATTCGTCGGGGGTTAAATATCCTATTGCACTATGAATTCTTTTCTTATTGTACCAAGATTCTATATAATTAAATATTGCTAATCTCGCAGAATGATAATCTAAATATTTACTTCTATATACTTCCTCTTTCTTTAAAATAGCATGAAAAGATTCTATTGGGGCATTATCATATGGACTTCCCTTTTGGCTAAAGGAATGCTTAATTTTCAGTTCCTTTACAACTTTTGCAAATTCAGCACTGGTATATTGAGAACCAAGATCAGTATGAAGTATTACAAAATTTTCAGGTCTTTGTTTTTGATATGCTCTTCTCAAAGCTTCTATAACTATGGTTGTATCCATCTTTTTAGAAAAACAGTAACCTATTACTTTTTTAGTGTGAAGGTCCAACACAGTTGCTAGATAACACCACCCATCTTTAATAGTATGAATATAGGTTATATCAGCAACCCATTTTTGATTGATATCAGTTGTTGTAAAATCTCTTTTTAAAATATTCTCTTTCCCTTCTACAATAGGCTTAGAGGGATAATGTTTGAATTTTTTTACTACTTGTGATTTAATTCCTAATTCTTTCATTAGACGTTGTACCCTTTTTATACTTATACTAATTCCTTGGTTTAATAGCTTTTTGTGTATTTTCGGAGCTCCATATAGTTTGCGGCTTTCTATATATATTTTTAATATTAACTTTTTATATTTCCTGTTTTCTTTTTCTCTATTACTTGTAATAGGTTTAAGCTTTTTATAATAAGTACTCCTTGGAACCTCTAAAACTTCACACATTAAGTTAATGTCATGATTATCTTTGT
This window of the Anaerobranca californiensis DSM 14826 genome carries:
- a CDS encoding MurR/RpiR family transcriptional regulator, producing MDKLINKYYHDLNPTDLHILNYILANKDSYKLTITELEEKCNISKSSILRFAKKLGFSGFSEFRYYLKQQMQGESSEGNPMRYKEGLFMDIKRTIKSIDDNSLLKACQLIKNAKRGFVYVTGLAQYNIAKELQRNLVICNKFLHIVYDNTEFNLILNDLNPDDVFFIISLSGETERLKHVMQQLKPRNIKTISLTNLKSNYLSSMADCNLYAISSYIPVKKEQHYWTFATFYIVIEALTRLYLALNKKN
- a CDS encoding IS3 family transposase (programmed frameshift) translates to MGKGNRYTEDFKNTIIELYESGMSLAELNSEYGIAKSTIKSWVNSNKKIKIDENEEISAKEVLALKKEIAKIKEENEIFKKGYGHIRKKIESVEIVEFIEENKDNHDINLMCEVLEVPRSTYYKKLKPITSNREKENRKYKKLILKIYIESRKLYGAPKIHKKLLNQGISISIKRVQRLMKELGIKSQVVKKFKHYPSKPIVEGKENILKRDFTTTDINQKWVADITYIHTIKDGWCYLATVLDLHTKKVIGYCFSKKMDTTIVIEALRRAYQKQRPENFVILHTDLGSQYTSAEFAKVVKELKIKHSFSQKGSPYDNAPIESFHAILKKEEVYRSKYLDYHSARLAIFNYIESWYNKKRIHSAIGYLTPDELESIIRKSA